One stretch of Shewanella sp. Arc9-LZ DNA includes these proteins:
- the hxpB gene encoding hexitol phosphatase HxpB → MVSNQIKAVIFDMDGILIDSEPAWQLAEQTVLNSFGLNLSLEEVEQTTGLRIDHVVSYWYQRFPWPNYDNTTTANTIVNEVVSQIKANGEPMRGVIESLEACKRLGLKIGLATSSSSLIIEAVLHKLAIGHYFDAIESAENLDYGKPHPEVYLNCAKGLGIAPRQCIAIEDSFNGLIAARAASMQTVAIPAPHTATQAKWVIAHHQLAHAGLLPALLEA, encoded by the coding sequence ATTGTGTCAAACCAAATAAAAGCCGTTATTTTTGATATGGATGGGATTTTAATTGATTCCGAACCGGCTTGGCAGCTGGCCGAGCAGACGGTGCTAAATAGCTTTGGGCTTAACCTCAGCCTTGAAGAAGTGGAGCAAACCACAGGCTTGCGTATTGATCATGTTGTGAGCTATTGGTACCAACGTTTTCCTTGGCCGAATTACGACAATACAACTACAGCGAATACCATCGTTAATGAAGTGGTAAGCCAAATAAAAGCCAATGGTGAACCGATGCGAGGCGTTATTGAGTCGCTAGAGGCGTGCAAACGTTTAGGGCTTAAAATAGGTTTAGCCACCTCGTCATCGTCATTAATTATTGAAGCTGTGCTGCATAAGCTGGCCATTGGCCATTATTTTGATGCGATTGAGTCAGCTGAAAATCTCGATTATGGTAAACCACATCCTGAGGTATATTTAAATTGTGCTAAAGGGTTGGGCATCGCACCGAGACAATGTATCGCAATTGAAGATTCGTTTAATGGCTTAATCGCCGCGCGGGCAGCCAGTATGCAAACCGTGGCAATTCCTGCGCCTCACACTGCTACACAAGCTAAATGGGTGATTGCCCATCATCAGCTAGCTCACGCAGGATTATTACCCGCGCTGCTAGAGGCCTAG